The DNA sequence CCCTCTTCCGAGGGCACCAGCATCGTCTCCAAACTGGGAAGCAGGACCTGCCTGATCGCAATCAGCATCACATTCGCGAACACTAGCAAAAACAACGGGTAGATCAAGACTTTTCTGAGCTTACGCAGCTGTTTGTCCTTTTCCGTCAGGAAGTCTGAACAAAAAAGCAAGGTTTCCGTCAATTTCCCGTGAAGGAAGGACAGCCGCAGCTGCGAAACGACCTGCTCCGAAAAGCCGCATCCAGCCAAGGCATCCGCAAGATTGATGCCTGTTTCCAGTTTGGCCAGCATGCGCTGGATATCGTCCACGCGCTTCGGCTGCATCATCTTCAAAAAAGCCAGCCCTTCGGCCAACGAAAACCCTTCCTTCAACAATTCACCCAGGCGCCTCAAAAAATAAGCCTGCTCTTTTGCCTGCCAGCGTTTTTCAGACGAGATTCTCCAGATAATGCTTTTCCGTAATGTATCCACACGCATAGGCTTTGCGCAATTTGTCATTCAGCGTGACAAACCGCTTTCCGTCCTCCTTGTTCTGCAGATGATTCTGCAGTTCCTTGCCTGCCAATATTTCGTAGATGGCAGCCGACTTTTCGTTTACATGATAGTGAGTGCAGTGAATCATGCATTTCCCGGAGCACAGCGGACAATATTTTGCGATCAGACGTTGGGAAACGACAGCCAGCAACGTCTGTTTCATTTGCTCGGAAGAAATCGCGAGTTCCCGCAGCCTTTCCAATACCCCGAATGACTCTTTGGCATGGATCGTCGCGATCACCAAGTGCCCCGTCAATGCGCTCCTCACAACCATTTTGGCTGTTTCCTCGTCCCGGATTTCACCAATGACGAGGATATCCGGATGATGCCGCAGACACTGGCGGATGAGCAAGTCGTACGTGATGCCCGCAGCTTCAATAGCCTAACCGGGTAACCTATGAAATAGCATTAAATGTTTGCGGATTCCGCTTGCTTAGTCCGGCCATAGTGCACCAATACCGGGATAATGAACCAGAAGGGGGGATAAAGCGGGATATGGATGCAACCAAGCCGACCGAATACGCCGCGGCGAACATGCCGAGCGATGAAACACAAAGATAGACCGAGGACATTGTCCCCGGCCTTTTATTTTGCACTGAACCCCGTCACGGTTTGCGCGTGTCGGCTTTTAATTATCGGGCGGAACGTTTGCCCGTTCAGTTCGTAAAACCGAACCGCGGCATTTTTGGGCTCTTTTAATAATCGGGCCCCGCTCGTCGATCGTGACGGCGGCGTTTCCCTTTGTCGCCCGGGATCGTGTACGCCAACCGGTGGAATTTAGCCGGCTCGCCAGCATCCAACCGGATAAGGGATAAATCTTTCCAAATATGCAATATATACGTTGACAAATTCCGATGATTGACCCCTGTTTGTATCGGGACGGCCCATCAAATACCGCTTGCCCGATCCAACGGCACAACCGGACGGCACCGCGCCCCCGTTCCTGATTTTTTGGCTCTCAAACCGCCCTGCATCCAGCCCGTCTAAAATCCATTTAGGGGGTTTTTGCTACAAAGTAGTCCCCGCACCGTTCCCCAAAGGGTCACGTCGCAGAATTTTGGGTACCCCTACCGCCTATCGTTCGCCGTGTTGATTTTAAATAGACAGCATAGGTATTTATACCACATTGATATAAAACCGCTAAAAAGGGCCTTAATTCGCCTAAAAATAACTATCACTTAACGCGTGATTGACAACGGCCGCGCTGTTCGTTGTAGTGGTCCAACCTTCCGGCGTTTGGATCGGCGCGGGTTGCTCGATGCCGCCCGGCCTGTCGTTCCTCCTCCGGATCCGGCGCGTGATTGATCCAGCTTTCCATGGATAACGGAACAAATACCCCGCCCGCGTTCGCCCCCTTTGCCGCGCCCTATCATCCACGCCCTAACAAATTAAAAAGGACCGAGCCGGGGCCGATCCATTCCGTGATGGATGCAGAGTAATAGTCTAGCAGGCGGGCCAGTCCAGTGCCTTGATGCCCTCGGTGTAGAAGCGCATCGTGTGCCGGGTGGTGTAGCCCATACGCTCGGCGATGTCTTCGAACGGCAAGCCCTCGATGAAAAACAATTCCAACGCCTCGACGTGCCGCGCATCATCCAGCCCATCCAACGCCCCGAATATTTCTTTGCGGATAACCATGCTCTCATGGACAAGGTTGCTGATCCGTTCCTCGGTTTCCATCTTGTCGGCGAGCAGGTCGTCCATGGTCGTGGGGATGCCACCCCTCGGCATGTCGGTGATCGGTCGGCCGGTTATGGAGGTGAGGCGGTCGTCCAGTTGGGCGAGTTTATTCTCGAGCCGCTCGACCCGTTTCATGATTCGCAAATACCGTTTTAAAAATTTCTTTTTTTCTTTCATGACGCCCTCTTTTATTTGCACTGTTCCATTCATCCAGTAACCCCCTAATTTTTGAGCTGTCACAAAGTTTGGGCTTTTTGGCCCAACTCCTTATATATTTCTTATACCCTTATATCCTAATTACTTTTTATCTATATATAATATATATTCTCTATTAAGTTAAAAGAAATATATATAACTATGTGACAAATGAACTTAAAACCCTTAGCGCAATAGGCTTTTGGGTGTCACAAAGTTTGTCACAAAGTTTGATTTTTGTCACATAGTTGGGGCTGAAAACTCAAACTTTGTGACAGATTTCAAACTTTGAACACTTTGGGGCACCTCGCCGCGGTCGGTCAAGTCTGTCACAAAGTTCGAGAAAAAAAGCAAAACTATGTGACAGTCCCAAACTTTGTGACAACTATGGGACAAACTTTGTGACGGCGTTTCCCGGTTTTTTACCCTAATTTTTTTAACGCTCAGCACCGAAATAGACCCCCATCATGTAGAAATATACCCCTATATTCATTTTAAATTTAAGATATTATTGTTTGATATTTAAAACTCATTGAGCTATACTGGACCCACAAAAGAAAAAAGGGGCGAGTAAATCATGACCATTGATAAAAATAGCGAGTTTGAGAAAATGCTGGTTGATTCGAATTTGAAACTTAAGGGGATTGCCGAAGGGCTGGACATCACCCCGAGCACATTGTGGTTATTGAGAAAAGACCCTAAAAAAATGACAGTCGACCAAGTGGAAAAGCTGGCCAAAACTTTAGGCAAAGACCCGATCCACATCATGAAAGTAATAGCGGGCGGGAAACTAAAATGATTAAGCCTATCGACGTTGCGGCCGAAATAAAAGCCGCCCTGTACATTCGTGTCAGTTCACAAGAACAGGCCGAGGAGGGGTATTCGATCGGGGCGCAGACGGAACGGCTGACGGCGTATTGCAAAGCTAAAGGCTGGACCGTGTACCGAACCTATACGGACGGCGGCTTCACCGGATCCAATACCGACCGCCCGGCGTTGGAGAAATTGATCAGTGACGTAAAAAATAAGCTCGTGGATATTGTGCTGGTTTACAAATTGGACCGCCTATCCCGGAGCCAAAAGGACACCCTCTACTTGATCGAGGACGTGTTCCTGCAGTATGGCGTCGGCTTCGTGTCCATGAACGAAAACTTCGATACGTCCACCCCGTTCGGCCGGGCGATGATCGGGATCCTTTCCGTATTCGCCCAACTCGAGCGCGAGCAGATCATGGAGCGTATGTCCATGGGTCGATCCGAGCGAGCGAAGGCGGGACTATACCACGGCGGCGGAGAGATCCCGATCGGGTACGACTATACCGACGGCGCGCTGGTCGTGAACGAATACGAGGCGATGCAGATCCGGGAAATGTACTCGATGTTTTTGGATGGATGTAGCTATCACGAAATCCGCAAGTATTTAAGCGAGCGATACACCACCAAATCGGGGAGCTGGACCTCGACCAGTTCCGTGAGCCGATCCTTGAAACAAGTTTTATATATCGGCAAAATCGAGCACAAGGG is a window from the uncultured Trichococcus sp. genome containing:
- a CDS encoding ATPase, T2SS/T4P/T4SS family; the protein is MEAAGITYDLLIRQCLRHHPDILVIGEIRDEETAKMVVRSALTGHLVIATIHAKESFGVLERLRELAISSEQMKQTLLAVVSQRLIAKYCPLCSGKCMIHCTHYHVNEKSAAIYEILAGKELQNHLQNKEDGKRFVTLNDKLRKAYACGYITEKHYLENLV
- a CDS encoding helix-turn-helix domain-containing protein; this encodes MTIDKNSEFEKMLVDSNLKLKGIAEGLDITPSTLWLLRKDPKKMTVDQVEKLAKTLGKDPIHIMKVIAGGKLK